A part of Marinomonas rhizomae genomic DNA contains:
- the rpsA gene encoding 30S ribosomal protein S1: MTQSFAELFEESLLTVEMAPGSIVTGIVVDIDSEWVTVHAGLKSEGVIPRSQFLTDSGEFNLNIGDEVKVALDAVEDGFGETKLSREKAKRAETWSVLEKAYEENAIVHGVINGKVKGGFTVDIANIRAFLPGSLVDVRPIRDTSHLEGVDLEFKLIKLDQKRNNVVVSRRAVMEATNSAERETLLASLEEGQEVKGIVKNLTDYGAFVDLGGVDGLLHITDMAWKRIKHPSEIIAVGDEIDVKVLKFDRERNRVSLGLKQLGEDPWVAIKARYPENTKVTAKVTNLTDYGCFAELEEGVEGLVHVSEMDWTNKNIHPSKVVQIGDEVEVMVLDIDEERRRISLGIKQCTMNPWEEFATSFNKGDKISGAIKSITDFGVFIGLDGGIDGLVHLSDLSWDETGEDAVRQYKKGDMLETVVLSIDAERERISLGVKQLEEDPFLAFVAENDKGTIVNGTVSEVDAKGAVVVLAEGVEATLKVSEISRERIEDATTALKEGDKVEAAIINVDRKARTITLSIKQKDATEEKAALKSHSEKQQAETNGPTTIGDLIKAQLENQN; this comes from the coding sequence ATGACTCAAAGCTTCGCAGAACTGTTTGAAGAAAGCCTTTTAACCGTCGAAATGGCGCCAGGCTCAATTGTTACTGGTATCGTTGTTGATATTGACAGCGAGTGGGTAACTGTTCATGCAGGTCTTAAATCTGAAGGCGTAATTCCTCGTTCTCAGTTCCTAACGGATAGTGGTGAGTTTAACTTAAACATCGGTGACGAAGTTAAAGTTGCTCTTGATGCTGTTGAAGATGGTTTCGGTGAGACTAAATTGTCTCGTGAAAAAGCTAAACGTGCAGAAACTTGGTCTGTTCTTGAAAAAGCTTACGAAGAAAACGCCATTGTTCACGGTGTTATCAATGGTAAAGTCAAAGGTGGCTTCACAGTTGATATCGCTAATATCCGTGCTTTCTTGCCAGGCTCTTTAGTAGATGTTCGCCCAATTCGCGATACATCTCATTTGGAAGGTGTGGATCTAGAGTTCAAACTTATCAAGCTTGATCAAAAACGTAACAACGTTGTTGTTTCTCGTCGTGCCGTTATGGAAGCGACTAACAGCGCTGAACGCGAAACATTGCTTGCTTCTCTTGAAGAGGGTCAAGAAGTTAAAGGTATCGTTAAGAACCTTACTGACTACGGTGCTTTCGTTGATCTTGGTGGTGTTGATGGTCTTCTACACATCACTGACATGGCTTGGAAACGCATTAAGCACCCAAGCGAAATCATTGCTGTTGGCGATGAAATCGATGTTAAAGTTCTTAAATTCGACCGCGAGCGTAACCGTGTGTCTCTAGGTCTTAAGCAGTTGGGTGAAGATCCATGGGTTGCTATCAAAGCCCGTTACCCAGAAAACACTAAGGTAACTGCTAAAGTTACTAACTTGACTGATTACGGTTGCTTCGCTGAACTTGAAGAAGGCGTAGAAGGTCTAGTGCACGTTTCAGAAATGGATTGGACTAACAAAAACATTCACCCATCTAAAGTTGTTCAGATTGGTGATGAAGTTGAAGTTATGGTTCTTGATATTGACGAAGAGCGTCGTCGTATTTCTTTGGGTATCAAGCAGTGCACAATGAACCCATGGGAAGAATTCGCTACATCTTTCAATAAAGGCGACAAAATCTCTGGCGCAATCAAGTCTATCACTGACTTTGGTGTGTTCATTGGTCTTGACGGCGGTATTGACGGTCTTGTTCACCTATCTGACCTATCTTGGGACGAAACTGGTGAAGATGCAGTACGTCAATACAAGAAAGGCGATATGCTAGAAACAGTTGTATTGTCTATCGATGCTGAGCGTGAGCGTATTTCTCTAGGTGTTAAACAACTAGAAGAAGATCCGTTCCTAGCTTTCGTTGCTGAAAATGACAAAGGCACTATCGTTAACGGTACTGTCTCTGAAGTTGATGCGAAAGGTGCTGTAGTTGTTCTTGCTGAAGGCGTTGAAGCTACTTTGAAAGTATCTGAAATCAGCCGCGAGCGTATCGAAGATGCAACTACTGCATTGAAAGAAGGTGATAAAGTAGAAGCTGCGATCATTAACGTTGATCGTAAAGCACGTACTATCACTCTTTCTATCAAGCAGAAAGATGCTACTGAAGAGAAAGCTGCGTTGAAATCTCATTCTGAGAAGCAACAAGCAGAAACTAATGGTCCAACCACTATCGGTGATTTGATCAAAGCACAACTAGAAAACCAAAACTAA
- the tsaA gene encoding tRNA (N6-threonylcarbamoyladenosine(37)-N6)-methyltransferase TrmO produces the protein MSPLNSFTLNTIGIVHSCYKEKFGIPRQPGLVTEATARLELIPPYSRLDILDGLDGFSHIWIQFVFHACMSENWKAKIRPPRLGGKEKVGVFATRSTHRPNPIGLSVVKIGRIYQEDKKTFIDLHGADLLDGTPVLDIKPYLPYADSITEAKGGFAPTSAEAQIKPVLFSELAKSQCENYENLHKREITTLIKQVVGQDPRPSYLSEQLDREHGITLWDINIKWCARNDHFEILRIESK, from the coding sequence TTGTCGCCACTCAATTCTTTTACGCTTAACACCATCGGCATAGTGCATTCGTGTTACAAGGAAAAATTCGGCATACCACGACAACCAGGACTGGTCACAGAAGCCACTGCACGCCTAGAGCTCATCCCTCCTTATAGCAGACTAGATATTCTCGATGGACTTGATGGTTTCTCTCATATCTGGATCCAGTTTGTTTTTCACGCTTGCATGTCTGAGAACTGGAAAGCAAAAATACGACCACCACGCCTAGGTGGAAAAGAAAAAGTAGGCGTATTTGCCACACGTTCAACTCATAGGCCTAATCCGATAGGACTGTCAGTAGTGAAGATTGGACGCATCTACCAAGAAGACAAAAAAACATTCATTGATTTACATGGCGCAGATTTGCTAGATGGTACCCCCGTTCTTGATATAAAACCTTACCTACCTTATGCAGACAGCATCACGGAAGCAAAAGGAGGATTTGCGCCAACATCTGCAGAAGCGCAAATAAAGCCCGTATTGTTTTCAGAACTGGCAAAGTCTCAATGCGAAAACTACGAAAATTTGCACAAAAGAGAAATAACAACTTTAATTAAACAAGTTGTTGGACAAGACCCCAGACCTTCCTATTTATCAGAACAGCTTGATCGAGAGCATGGAATCACGCTTTGGGACATCAATATAAAGTGGTGTGCAAGAAACGATCACTTTGAAATACTTCGGATCGAAAGCAAATAA
- a CDS encoding glutamate-5-semialdehyde dehydrogenase has protein sequence MSLESYMNQIGQQARAASRLLAKASTKQKNMALFAMADALENARPRLISENAKDMENGRVKGLDSALLDRLLLDDARIDGMIEGLKQVASLPDPIGEISDMVYLPSGIQRGQMRVPLGVIGIIYESRPNVTIDAASLCLKSGNATILRGGSEAFYSNQAIAEAVTAGVIAAGLPEHAVQVLNTTDREAVGMLISMPEFVDVIVPRGGKGLIERISQDARVPVIKHLDGNCHVYIDSEADLEKAYAIAMNAKTRRYGVCNAMESLLVHSAIAGDILPKLVAALQEKGVSLVGCEQARAISSVIEAASEEDWYTEYLAPKLSIKIVSDMDEAIAHINKYGSHHTDAIVSQNYTKTRAFMTEVDSSSVMVNASTSFADGFEYGFGAEIGISTDKIHARGPVGLLGLTSQKYVVLGDGHTRDN, from the coding sequence ATGTCTTTAGAATCTTATATGAATCAAATTGGTCAGCAAGCTAGGGCGGCTTCTCGTCTTCTTGCGAAAGCATCTACGAAGCAAAAAAATATGGCACTGTTTGCTATGGCAGACGCTTTGGAAAATGCTCGACCTCGATTGATATCTGAAAACGCTAAGGATATGGAAAATGGCCGAGTTAAAGGCTTGGATTCAGCTTTACTAGATCGTTTGTTGCTTGATGATGCCCGAATTGACGGCATGATTGAGGGTTTAAAGCAGGTGGCGTCTTTGCCTGATCCAATCGGTGAAATATCAGATATGGTGTATTTGCCGTCAGGTATTCAGCGAGGCCAGATGCGCGTGCCTTTAGGGGTGATTGGCATTATTTATGAGTCTCGTCCAAATGTGACCATCGATGCGGCAAGTCTCTGTTTGAAATCTGGTAACGCCACTATTTTACGTGGCGGCTCAGAGGCATTTTATTCCAATCAAGCTATTGCTGAGGCTGTAACGGCAGGTGTCATCGCTGCTGGTTTGCCAGAGCATGCAGTGCAAGTTCTTAATACGACAGATCGTGAAGCGGTTGGCATGTTAATTTCTATGCCTGAGTTCGTTGATGTTATTGTCCCTCGTGGTGGCAAAGGTTTGATTGAGCGCATTAGTCAGGATGCGCGGGTTCCTGTAATCAAACACCTTGATGGTAATTGTCATGTCTATATTGATAGTGAGGCGGATCTTGAAAAGGCTTATGCTATTGCCATGAACGCTAAAACCCGCCGCTACGGTGTGTGTAATGCAATGGAGTCATTGCTGGTTCATTCTGCAATTGCTGGGGATATTTTGCCTAAGTTAGTGGCTGCTCTGCAGGAAAAAGGTGTGTCTCTGGTAGGTTGTGAGCAAGCTCGTGCTATTAGCTCTGTCATTGAAGCTGCATCAGAAGAAGATTGGTATACAGAGTATTTGGCCCCTAAGTTATCTATTAAGATTGTGTCTGATATGGATGAGGCGATTGCACACATCAATAAATATGGTTCTCATCATACGGACGCAATTGTTTCGCAGAACTATACAAAAACACGAGCGTTCATGACGGAAGTGGATTCTTCGTCAGTGATGGTGAATGCTTCAACATCTTTTGCTGATGGTTTTGAATATGGTTTTGGAGCTGAAATTGGTATTTCTACTGACAAAATTCATGCTCGTGGTCCTGTAGGATTGTTGGGGTTGACCAGTCAGAAGTATGTCGTACTTGGCGATGGTCATACTCGTGACAATTAG
- the nadD gene encoding nicotinate-nucleotide adenylyltransferase produces MTIRVKDNVKTSGLAIMGGTFDPVHNGHLRTAVEILDRYHYSALRLIPCFQPVHKDRPSVLPQQRLEMAKLAVSGDARLSVDSREIDREGPSYSIDTLRDLRSEIGPDESLIMVLGMDSFLSLPTWHNWQQIIQYAHLLVVSRPGWEPDLISELSGFCENYRAASSHELQCAPSGRVWFETLTPLGISSSMIRALARKNESIAYLLPEPVQNYIEQHQLYR; encoded by the coding sequence GTGACAATTAGAGTTAAGGATAATGTAAAGACTTCTGGGTTGGCTATTATGGGTGGGACATTTGATCCTGTTCATAATGGCCACTTAAGAACAGCGGTTGAGATTTTAGATCGCTACCACTACTCCGCTTTGAGGTTAATACCTTGTTTTCAGCCTGTGCATAAAGATCGACCAAGTGTCTTGCCTCAGCAACGACTTGAAATGGCTAAGCTTGCAGTATCTGGTGATGCTCGATTGAGTGTCGATTCTCGTGAGATTGATAGGGAAGGTCCAAGTTATAGTATCGATACGTTGCGAGATCTTCGGAGCGAAATAGGTCCAGATGAATCACTCATTATGGTGCTAGGAATGGACAGCTTTTTATCCCTTCCAACTTGGCATAATTGGCAGCAGATAATCCAGTACGCTCACTTGTTGGTTGTGTCGCGACCTGGTTGGGAGCCTGACTTGATCTCTGAATTGAGCGGTTTTTGCGAAAACTATCGTGCCGCATCGTCGCATGAGTTACAATGCGCGCCCTCAGGGCGGGTCTGGTTCGAGACTCTCACTCCTTTGGGGATATCCTCTAGCATGATTAGGGCGTTGGCTCGTAAAAACGAGTCTATTGCTTATTTGTTGCCAGAACCAGTCCAAAACTATATAGAACAACATCAATTATATCGATAG
- the rsfS gene encoding ribosome silencing factor produces MSQLNLTADQILAFAVEALEDVKGDKITVLNVGNHTDMMDYMVICTGTSKRHVNALGQNVFEHLKGQGLQPLGSEGRGMGSDWVLVDLHDVVVHVMTEEARAFYDLEKLWDIKPEQM; encoded by the coding sequence ATGAGTCAGCTTAACCTCACAGCAGATCAAATTTTGGCTTTTGCTGTTGAAGCATTGGAAGATGTGAAAGGTGATAAGATCACAGTATTGAATGTAGGAAATCATACAGACATGATGGATTACATGGTGATCTGTACCGGTACTTCAAAGCGTCATGTTAATGCTTTGGGTCAAAATGTATTTGAACATTTAAAAGGTCAAGGTCTTCAGCCATTGGGTTCAGAAGGTCGTGGTATGGGGAGTGATTGGGTGTTGGTTGATTTACATGATGTTGTTGTGCATGTAATGACAGAAGAAGCTCGAGCTTTTTATGATCTTGAGAAGTTGTGGGATATTAAGCCAGAACAAATGTAA
- the rlmH gene encoding 23S rRNA (pseudouridine(1915)-N(3))-methyltransferase RlmH, whose protein sequence is MRVRLIAVGNKMPKWVTEGYDEYAKRLPKDFALELVEIPMSPRGKNTDIPKAIRKEGDSMLEAIPSGDKVIAMEVLGKEWSTDQLADQTEQWRMDGYNVSLLVGGPDGLDPRCTARADQTWSLSRLTLPHPMVRVILAEQIYRAWTLMNNHPYHR, encoded by the coding sequence ATGCGTGTTCGTTTGATTGCTGTTGGTAATAAAATGCCAAAGTGGGTGACTGAGGGTTACGATGAGTATGCTAAACGCTTGCCAAAAGATTTTGCATTAGAGCTTGTCGAAATTCCAATGTCTCCTCGTGGAAAAAACACTGATATACCAAAAGCTATTCGTAAGGAAGGAGATAGTATGCTCGAAGCTATACCTTCTGGAGATAAAGTAATTGCAATGGAAGTTCTTGGTAAAGAGTGGTCTACCGATCAGTTGGCAGATCAGACCGAGCAGTGGCGAATGGATGGCTATAATGTGAGCTTGTTGGTGGGAGGTCCTGATGGTCTTGATCCAAGGTGTACCGCTCGAGCGGATCAAACTTGGTCTTTATCTCGTCTGACATTACCGCATCCTATGGTGAGAGTTATTTTGGCTGAGCAAATTTATCGTGCTTGGACGCTCATGAACAATCATCCGTATCATAGATAA
- the mrdA gene encoding penicillin-binding protein 2 — MSRRHQNFRNYRQEQRLTQQRVFAAAIFVLLMAIVLMARLFYLQVIEHELYQTKANDNRVMLVTEPPPRGLIYDRNGLVLADNRPIHSLTVIPERVESFPKLKQMLSGIIDISDDEWEDFDERRKEYRRPYQSLTLKSQLTDEEWAKVSVDLYKLDGVQVEAQLTRYYPYGEAFAHAIGYVGRITSKDLETVDKLAYQGALFIGKTGVEGYYEKTLFGEAGLSKVEVNARGRIMSELERQNPTPGKDLHLYLDARLQQYAYDLLGDYTGAVVAIDPTTGGILALVSKPGYDPNLFVRGISIDDYAKLRQSKKLPLFNRALRGGYPPASTIKPFMGLAGLEYGFSSWTERYFAKGYYQINPDGRRYRDWKRTGHGWINLERSIIESVDTYYYQLANKMGITPIHNFLTRFGFGQTTLLDLNGESHGLLPSNEWKKAKYKEPWYPGDSVNVGIGQGFMVATPLQIASATSALASKGHYFYPRMTQLVGDKIIEFPDGLGDEHDIVLKDQRNWGRMIDAMRKVITDSHGTARRLQGTDYEIAGKTGTGQVFSLQEDQEYDADSLEKRLHDHALFIGFAPAGNPKISVFAIFENGGSSSKPADLTKALFDAYLHDDYPARYDYLKGDKND; from the coding sequence GTGAGCCGTCGACATCAAAACTTCCGCAATTATCGTCAAGAACAGCGACTGACACAGCAGCGTGTTTTTGCTGCCGCTATTTTTGTTTTGCTGATGGCTATTGTGTTGATGGCTCGACTGTTTTATTTGCAGGTTATTGAGCATGAGTTATATCAAACCAAGGCAAATGATAACCGTGTTATGCTGGTTACAGAACCGCCGCCTAGAGGTTTGATATACGATCGTAACGGATTGGTGTTGGCTGATAATCGTCCTATTCACAGTTTAACTGTGATACCTGAACGGGTAGAAAGTTTTCCGAAGTTAAAGCAAATGCTTTCCGGCATTATCGATATTAGTGATGATGAGTGGGAAGATTTTGATGAAAGACGAAAAGAGTATCGCCGCCCTTATCAATCCCTTACTTTAAAATCTCAATTGACCGATGAAGAGTGGGCCAAGGTCTCTGTCGATTTGTATAAACTCGACGGTGTTCAGGTAGAAGCGCAATTAACGCGCTATTACCCTTATGGTGAGGCATTTGCTCATGCCATTGGTTATGTTGGCCGGATTACCTCAAAAGACTTAGAAACAGTCGATAAGTTGGCTTATCAAGGCGCTTTATTTATCGGTAAGACAGGTGTAGAAGGCTATTACGAAAAAACCTTATTTGGAGAAGCTGGTCTTAGCAAGGTTGAGGTGAATGCTCGTGGACGCATTATGTCGGAACTTGAGCGACAAAATCCAACGCCGGGTAAAGATCTCCACTTATATTTAGACGCCAGACTACAGCAATATGCCTACGATCTTTTGGGTGATTATACTGGCGCGGTTGTCGCAATTGATCCCACAACAGGTGGGATTCTCGCCCTGGTTTCTAAGCCTGGTTATGATCCTAACCTGTTTGTGCGCGGGATTTCTATTGATGATTATGCCAAATTACGCCAATCCAAAAAACTCCCTCTTTTTAACCGTGCTTTGCGTGGAGGTTATCCTCCAGCGTCAACGATTAAGCCTTTTATGGGGCTTGCTGGTTTAGAGTATGGGTTTTCGTCATGGACTGAACGGTATTTTGCGAAAGGCTATTATCAAATAAATCCAGACGGGCGTCGCTACCGAGACTGGAAACGGACAGGGCATGGTTGGATTAATTTAGAGCGTTCTATTATTGAGTCTGTTGATACCTATTATTATCAACTGGCTAATAAAATGGGAATTACTCCTATCCATAATTTTTTGACGCGTTTTGGGTTTGGTCAGACAACCTTGCTCGATTTGAATGGTGAGAGTCATGGCTTGTTGCCTTCTAATGAATGGAAAAAAGCCAAATACAAGGAGCCATGGTACCCTGGCGATTCAGTCAATGTAGGTATCGGGCAGGGCTTTATGGTGGCGACACCTCTGCAAATAGCTTCGGCTACCTCTGCTTTAGCCAGTAAAGGGCATTATTTTTACCCTCGTATGACGCAACTTGTGGGAGACAAAATCATTGAATTTCCAGATGGTCTTGGGGATGAGCACGATATTGTTTTGAAGGATCAGCGTAATTGGGGACGTATGATTGATGCTATGCGTAAAGTAATAACCGACTCGCATGGTACCGCAAGGCGTTTGCAAGGAACGGATTATGAAATCGCAGGGAAAACAGGGACCGGGCAAGTATTTAGTCTGCAAGAAGACCAAGAATACGATGCAGATTCCCTTGAAAAACGTTTGCATGACCATGCGTTATTTATAGGCTTTGCACCTGCTGGAAATCCGAAGATTTCAGTGTTTGCCATTTTTGAAAACGGTGGTAGTAGTTCGAAACCCGCGGATTTAACGAAAGCATTATTTGACGCTTATTTGCATGATGATTATCCGGCGCGTTATGACTATTTGAAAGGTGATAAAAATGACTGA
- the rodA gene encoding rod shape-determining protein RodA, translated as MTDSFYRRALSFTNARLWKLVHVDVLLMGALLLLICGGLFILYSASGQNVAMVERQVFRLVIGLMICVALAQLPPKYMRRASPALFIFISVLLVCVLLFGVGAKGAQRWLALPGGLRFQPSEIMKIVMPMMIAWYFSDKQLPPNFKQILAVLGLIVLPVLMIAKQPDLGTALLVAVSGVFVLFLAGLGWRYILGATALAPAAAYTLWQFMHDYQRQRVLTFLNPESDPLGSGWNIIQSKTAIGSGGLYGKGFLQGTQAQLDFLPESHTDFIIAVLAEEFGMLGCGVLILAYFLVIARGLYIAAYAEDNYARLLAGSLTLTFFVYMFVNIGMVSGILPVVGVPLPLVSYGGTSIITIMATFGILMSIQTHKRAR; from the coding sequence ATGACTGATAGCTTTTATCGCAGAGCGCTGTCTTTTACCAATGCTCGTTTGTGGAAACTGGTTCACGTTGATGTTTTGTTGATGGGGGCTTTGTTGTTACTGATCTGTGGAGGGCTTTTTATTCTGTACTCAGCCTCAGGGCAGAATGTAGCCATGGTCGAGCGGCAGGTATTTCGATTGGTTATAGGCTTGATGATTTGTGTAGCTTTAGCTCAATTACCCCCGAAATATATGCGACGAGCTTCACCTGCGTTGTTTATTTTTATTTCCGTTTTGCTGGTCTGCGTACTGTTGTTTGGTGTTGGAGCTAAAGGGGCACAGCGTTGGTTGGCTCTGCCAGGAGGTTTGCGCTTTCAGCCTTCAGAAATAATGAAAATTGTTATGCCCATGATGATTGCTTGGTATTTTTCCGATAAACAGTTACCTCCCAATTTTAAGCAAATATTGGCTGTTCTTGGATTAATTGTTTTACCTGTTTTGATGATTGCCAAGCAACCTGATTTGGGAACAGCTCTACTAGTTGCAGTATCGGGTGTTTTTGTTTTATTTCTTGCAGGGTTGGGATGGCGCTACATATTGGGCGCGACAGCATTAGCTCCTGCCGCTGCTTACACATTATGGCAATTTATGCATGATTATCAACGCCAACGAGTACTGACTTTTTTAAACCCTGAGAGCGATCCGCTTGGGTCTGGCTGGAATATCATTCAATCTAAAACGGCAATCGGTTCAGGTGGACTTTATGGAAAAGGTTTTTTACAGGGGACGCAGGCTCAGCTAGATTTTCTTCCTGAAAGCCATACTGACTTTATTATTGCGGTTCTTGCTGAGGAATTTGGCATGCTGGGCTGCGGTGTACTGATTTTAGCTTATTTTCTTGTGATTGCCCGGGGCCTATACATAGCGGCGTATGCAGAAGATAACTATGCGCGATTATTAGCGGGTAGTTTAACACTGACTTTTTTTGTGTACATGTTTGTAAATATTGGGATGGTGTCAGGTATTCTTCCTGTGGTTGGGGTACCCTTACCACTTGTCAGTTATGGTGGCACCTCTATTATTACCATCATGGCGACATTTGGGATTTTAATGTCAATACAAACACATAAAAGAGCAAGATGA
- the mltB gene encoding lytic murein transglycosylase B, producing the protein MMIKQATLLFLALGLTACSGMDHSTLPSNSGVSESLLEDMPKEWADSYAGNPEVQVFINKLVREHAYDKGRLELAFSHIKVRPKVIEKSDNQPEVITPYYEYKTRFVNEERAKHGREFAKRNAKWLRKAEQEFGVEPNIIVALIGVETYYGRITGSKDVFTSLTTLAFDYPRRKEYFQSELEAYLLLARKEGWNIGDTKGSYSGAMGMVQFMPSNYQKLAIDYDKNGHIDLWGSEPDAIGSVANYLKHHGWQPRQPWFVMAYVTDPDSMVDFINRGRVASTEMTEWSALNVLPTQPFIPQKTGLIGLRTSPEEVSYWLAYENFFTIMDYNPSRRYAMSVLELAESIGTYESN; encoded by the coding sequence ATGATGATTAAGCAAGCTACTTTGTTGTTTCTAGCGCTTGGTCTAACTGCGTGTAGTGGTATGGATCATTCTACATTACCTTCAAATTCGGGAGTCAGTGAGTCTCTACTTGAAGATATGCCCAAAGAATGGGCAGATTCCTATGCTGGGAATCCAGAGGTTCAAGTATTTATTAATAAGCTGGTTAGAGAGCATGCTTATGACAAAGGGCGCCTCGAGTTGGCTTTTTCTCATATAAAAGTGCGTCCTAAAGTGATTGAAAAATCAGATAACCAGCCTGAAGTCATTACGCCTTATTATGAGTATAAAACCCGTTTTGTGAATGAAGAAAGGGCAAAGCACGGTCGAGAGTTTGCAAAACGCAATGCAAAGTGGCTGCGAAAAGCAGAGCAAGAGTTTGGCGTAGAGCCTAATATCATAGTGGCTCTGATAGGTGTTGAAACCTATTACGGCCGTATTACTGGGTCAAAAGACGTTTTTACCTCCCTTACCACATTAGCATTTGATTACCCACGAAGAAAAGAATACTTCCAAAGCGAGTTAGAAGCCTATTTATTGCTTGCTCGCAAAGAAGGTTGGAACATTGGCGACACAAAAGGGTCATATAGTGGGGCGATGGGGATGGTGCAGTTTATGCCCAGCAACTATCAAAAATTGGCAATAGATTATGACAAAAACGGACATATCGATTTGTGGGGATCTGAGCCTGATGCGATTGGCAGTGTTGCAAATTACCTTAAGCATCATGGTTGGCAGCCTCGACAACCTTGGTTTGTAATGGCTTATGTTACCGATCCAGATTCAATGGTGGATTTCATCAACCGTGGCAGGGTGGCAAGTACGGAAATGACCGAATGGTCTGCGCTAAATGTACTTCCAACACAGCCATTTATACCTCAGAAAACAGGCTTGATAGGCTTACGAACAAGTCCGGAAGAGGTTTCTTATTGGCTCGCGTATGAAAACTTTTTCACCATTATGGATTACAACCCAAGTAGGCGATATGCCATGTCTGTATTGGAGCTCGCTGAGAGTATAGGAACCTATGAAAGTAATTAA
- a CDS encoding septal ring lytic transglycosylase RlpA family protein: MKVINMLFVAGLSLLVLNGCMSTRHVLGKDDVDYEKASGGGRYSILQDHAPTGDIKVDHLPDLVPKWEPKSRGGNKSPYEVWGKKYWVMDSAQGYEAEGTASWYGKKFHGHKTSNGETYDMYSFSAAHKSLPLPTYLKVTNLDNQRAVIVRVNDRGPFHGDRLIDLSYAAAARLDYHKKGLARVRIEAITPAQGQSYNPPKVAVKKTVNPPEALPDKASPISTIETKSVPSELVFSHLQIGAFSSEESADKLKQRLFEAYDTTVNVVINKQDDGLFKVLVGPFADAGELAQWQQRLQQEGFGSPVRVALVP; this comes from the coding sequence ATGAAAGTAATTAACATGCTGTTTGTTGCTGGCCTGAGTTTGCTGGTATTGAATGGGTGTATGAGTACGCGTCATGTTTTAGGAAAAGATGATGTGGATTATGAAAAAGCATCGGGTGGCGGTCGCTATTCTATTTTACAAGATCATGCACCTACTGGTGATATCAAGGTAGATCACCTTCCGGATCTTGTTCCGAAATGGGAGCCTAAAAGTCGTGGTGGTAACAAAAGTCCTTACGAAGTGTGGGGAAAAAAATATTGGGTAATGGATTCAGCACAAGGTTACGAGGCAGAGGGAACTGCGTCTTGGTATGGTAAAAAATTTCATGGGCATAAGACCTCAAATGGGGAAACATATGACATGTACAGTTTTTCTGCTGCTCATAAATCGCTGCCGTTACCTACCTATCTGAAAGTGACGAACCTTGATAATCAGCGTGCTGTTATTGTTAGAGTGAATGATAGAGGGCCGTTTCATGGTGATCGTTTAATCGATCTTTCCTACGCGGCTGCCGCACGACTTGATTATCATAAAAAAGGATTGGCGCGGGTTCGAATTGAGGCAATTACCCCTGCCCAAGGGCAGTCGTATAATCCACCTAAAGTCGCAGTTAAAAAGACGGTGAATCCGCCTGAAGCCTTACCTGATAAGGCATCGCCTATTTCCACTATAGAAACAAAAAGTGTTCCATCAGAGTTGGTTTTTTCTCATCTGCAAATTGGAGCTTTTAGCTCTGAGGAATCTGCAGACAAGCTTAAACAACGTCTTTTTGAGGCATATGATACGACGGTAAACGTTGTTATTAATAAACAAGATGATGGTCTATTTAAAGTTTTGGTTGGTCCTTTTGCTGATGCAGGGGAATTGGCTCAATGGCAGCAAAGGTTACAACAAGAAGGTTTCGGCAGCCCTGTGAGAGTTGCTTTAGTACCCTAG